The following proteins are encoded in a genomic region of Oncorhynchus kisutch isolate 150728-3 linkage group LG18, Okis_V2, whole genome shotgun sequence:
- the LOC109908877 gene encoding inositol-trisphosphate 3-kinase A-like isoform X1 — protein sequence MGQTRSGLSYWKPTETAKRVPICRFTSVERRGDRFYRNLMKTKQLPSPGTGQPEVGLVIGSGDSETLRGHGRGKLFRGQTESEVVDYTTPVAEYPSRIHYENIQALDSDAVSKGAADSSFDAKGLETLARGFERTRCVVTQRSSPETTGEDHVWNAPAWAMENKPFGFDKQDGVASEVRAISGAVPPDGSVHWRISGEENLKLTLASLSLRLDEPLTSGVSEPIGYDIPHTELEITKSNFLAASCEPEAVRKNEQSGCPVESGNQEDPSINSPKQPHGQVQSPLGSQRFPGTIPKLIITRDPSPSRTQETLDPRTMELGVGGSSLDPNADDESPCSDSGCGGSPALMRFRRKLSNSSSAGCVSSASSFEESEDDFTGSDIESSLSPVICNMLGSPDEGMGTKQWQKLKTMVHWSPFVSLNKRYPWVQLAGHAGNFQAGEYGRLLKRYCECEQLCLSKLMGDILRPYVPGYYGVVQRDEQDYNLMDDLLADFDSPSIMDCKMGSRTYLAEELLKARERPRLRRDMYEKMVAVDPGAPTDQERAQQGILKPRYMQWRETLSSTATLGFRIEGIKRADGTCNTNFKKTKHREQVMQALGDFVDGNIQILKVYLQRLEELRSVLEKSQFFRTHEVVGSSLLFVHDASGQARVWMIDFGKTVPLPAPLTLDHRTPWIEGNCEDGYLWGLDNLIDILSTMLPSSR from the exons ATGGGTCAAACGCGTTCTGGTCTCTCGTACTGGAAACCAACTGAGACAGCCAAACGAGTCCCTATCTGCAGATTTACCAGCGTGGAGCGAAGGGGTGACCGGTTTTACAGGAATCTGATGAAAACGAAGCAGTTGCCTTCGCCGGGCACAGGTCAACCGGAGGTAGGGCTTGTAATAGGATCTGGAGATTCGGAAACCCTTCGTGGTCACGGGCGAGGAAAGTTGTTTAGAGGCCAGACAGAGTCGGAGGTAGTGGACTACACCACCCCGGTCGCCGAATACCCATCTCGAATTCATTATGAAAATATTCAGGCTCTCGACAGTGACGCTGTGAGCAAGGGAGCGGCCGACTCTTCCTTCGATGCGAAAGGCTTGGAAACGCTGGCCAGAGGATTCGAAAGAACCCGCTGCGTGGTTACGCAGCGCAGCAGCCCAGAAACAACTGGGGAGGATCATGTCTGGAATGCCCCGGCTTGGGCCATGGAAAACAAGCCATTCGGATTTGATAAACAGGATGGGGTTGCCTCCGAGGTCAGGGCGATATCGGGGGCTGTACCACCGGATGGTTCAGTCCATTGGCGCATATCTGGAGAGGAGAATTTAAAACTGACCCTGGCATCACTGAGCTTGCGTTTAGACGAGCCTCTGACAAGTGGCGTGTCAGAACCGATCGGGTATGATATACCACACACAGAGTTAGAAATTACCAAATCGAACTTTCTCGCTGCTTCTTGTGAGCCCGAAGCTGTCAGGAAAAATGAACAAAGCGGTTGTCCGGTTGAGTCGGGAAACCAGGAGGACCCCTCGATTAACTCTCCAAAACAGCCACACGGACAGGTCCAAAGTCCACTAGGTAGCCAACGTTTCCCTGGTACTATCCCAAAGCTTATTATAACCAGAGATCCAAGCCCCAGTCGGACTCAGGAAACACTAGACCCGAGGACCATGGAACTCGGAGTCGGTGGATCATCCCTGGATCCAAACGCCGACGATGAGTCCCCCTGCTCGGACAGTGGCTGTGGAGGCTCCCCGGCGCTGATGCGCTTTCGCCGAAAGCTCTCCAACTCGTCCTCCGCCGGCTGCGTATCCTCCGCCTCGTCGTTTGAGGAGTCCGAGGATGACTTCACCGGCAGCGACATCGAGTCCAGCCTGTCCCCAGTCATTTGCAACATGCTGGGCAGTCCAGACGAAGGAATGGGG ACCAAGCAATGGCAGAAGCTGAAAACTATGGTGCACTGGTCTCCCTTCGTGTCCTTGAACAAGCGTTATCCCTGGGTGCAGCTCGCCGGGCATGCAG GTAACTTCCAGGCGGGGGAGTATGGGCGTTTGTTGAAGCGCTACTGTGAGTGTGAGCAGCTGTGCCTGTCTAAGCTGATGGGGGACATTCTGCGGCCCTATGTCCCTGGCTACTACGGCGTGGTGCAGAGGGACGAACAGGACTACAACCTAATGGACGACCTCCTGGCTGACTTTGACTCTCCCTCCATCATGGATTGCAAGATGGGCAGCAG GACTTACCTGGCGGAGGAGCTACTGAAGGCCAGGGAGCGTCCACGGCTCCGCAGGGACATGTATGAGAAGATGGTGGCCGTGGACCCTGGGGCCCCTACGGATCAGGAGAGGGCCCAACAAGGCATCCTGAAGCCCAGATACATGCAGTGGAGAGAGACCCTCAGCTCCACTGCCACCCTGGGCTTCCGCATCGAGGGCATCAAG AGAGCAGATGGGACGTGCAACACCAACTTTAAGAAGACCAAACACCGGGAGCAGGTCATGCAGGCCCTGGGAGATTTTGTTGATGGGAACATTCAGATCCTG AAAGTCTACCTGCAACGTCTGGAGGAGCTGCGATCTGTGCTGGAGAAGTCACAGTTCTTCAGAACACATGAG GTGGTGGGCAGCTCCCTGCTGTTTGTGCACGATGCGTCAGGCCAGGCCCGTGTGTGGATGATAGACTTTGGGAAAACGGTGCCCCTGCCTGCCCCCCTCACCTTGGACCACCGGACCCCATGGATCGAGGGCAACTGCGAGGATGGCTACCTGTGGGGTCTGGACAACCTCATAGACATTCTCAGTACCATGCTCCCCTCCAGCCGCTGA
- the LOC109908877 gene encoding inositol-trisphosphate 3-kinase C-like isoform X2, translated as MERRMLVAVSFGEPVLMARSVWDWLHSHLPSVSVCACVSAGLLLHYCSVCQTKQWQKLKTMVHWSPFVSLNKRYPWVQLAGHAGNFQAGEYGRLLKRYCECEQLCLSKLMGDILRPYVPGYYGVVQRDEQDYNLMDDLLADFDSPSIMDCKMGSRTYLAEELLKARERPRLRRDMYEKMVAVDPGAPTDQERAQQGILKPRYMQWRETLSSTATLGFRIEGIKRADGTCNTNFKKTKHREQVMQALGDFVDGNIQILKVYLQRLEELRSVLEKSQFFRTHEVVGSSLLFVHDASGQARVWMIDFGKTVPLPAPLTLDHRTPWIEGNCEDGYLWGLDNLIDILSTMLPSSR; from the exons ATGGAGCGCCGGATGCTCGTGGCGGTCTCGTTTGGAGAACCTGTACTGATGGCGCGGAGTGTGTGGGACTGGCTACACTCTCATctcccctctgtgtctgtgtgtgcctgtgtcagcGCCGGTCTGCTGCTCCACTACTGCTCAGTCTGCCAG ACCAAGCAATGGCAGAAGCTGAAAACTATGGTGCACTGGTCTCCCTTCGTGTCCTTGAACAAGCGTTATCCCTGGGTGCAGCTCGCCGGGCATGCAG GTAACTTCCAGGCGGGGGAGTATGGGCGTTTGTTGAAGCGCTACTGTGAGTGTGAGCAGCTGTGCCTGTCTAAGCTGATGGGGGACATTCTGCGGCCCTATGTCCCTGGCTACTACGGCGTGGTGCAGAGGGACGAACAGGACTACAACCTAATGGACGACCTCCTGGCTGACTTTGACTCTCCCTCCATCATGGATTGCAAGATGGGCAGCAG GACTTACCTGGCGGAGGAGCTACTGAAGGCCAGGGAGCGTCCACGGCTCCGCAGGGACATGTATGAGAAGATGGTGGCCGTGGACCCTGGGGCCCCTACGGATCAGGAGAGGGCCCAACAAGGCATCCTGAAGCCCAGATACATGCAGTGGAGAGAGACCCTCAGCTCCACTGCCACCCTGGGCTTCCGCATCGAGGGCATCAAG AGAGCAGATGGGACGTGCAACACCAACTTTAAGAAGACCAAACACCGGGAGCAGGTCATGCAGGCCCTGGGAGATTTTGTTGATGGGAACATTCAGATCCTG AAAGTCTACCTGCAACGTCTGGAGGAGCTGCGATCTGTGCTGGAGAAGTCACAGTTCTTCAGAACACATGAG GTGGTGGGCAGCTCCCTGCTGTTTGTGCACGATGCGTCAGGCCAGGCCCGTGTGTGGATGATAGACTTTGGGAAAACGGTGCCCCTGCCTGCCCCCCTCACCTTGGACCACCGGACCCCATGGATCGAGGGCAACTGCGAGGATGGCTACCTGTGGGGTCTGGACAACCTCATAGACATTCTCAGTACCATGCTCCCCTCCAGCCGCTGA